GAAGTAAGAGAAAAATCAGGATTAGTTTGCGCATTTGGATCTTGTGCTATGACTGGTTGTTTCACCCGTTACGCACGTGGTGGACAATTAGCTCAACCAAAACATGAATCATTTGTACCAATTTCTGACTTAATTAAAGTAGATTGTGCTATTCCAGGATGCCCAGCATCCCCTGAAATTATTGCAAAAGTAGTTGTTGCATTAATTAACGGTGACATGGATTACTTACAACCTATGTTAGACATGGCAGCATGCAACTTAGCATGTGGTTGTGACTTACAAACCAACGTTGTAAGCAAAGCATTATGTACTGGTTGTGGAACTTGTGTATTAGCATGTCCAACCAGAGCTCTTGAAATGGTAGAAGGTAGACCATCCCACAACAAAAACAGATGTATTAAATGTGGTGCATGTACTACTCACTGTCCAAGAACCTGGTTCCCTGCTGAACAAATTAAAAAGGACTTAGGATTAT
The DNA window shown above is from uncultured Methanobrevibacter sp. and carries:
- the frhG gene encoding coenzyme F420 hydrogenase subunit gamma, which translates into the protein MSKESSTQEVEKVADKPKIGYIHMSGCTGDGMSLTENYDILSTLLTDMVDIVYGTTLVDLWEMPEMDLALVEGSVCLQDEHSVKELMEVREKSGLVCAFGSCAMTGCFTRYARGGQLAQPKHESFVPISDLIKVDCAIPGCPASPEIIAKVVVALINGDMDYLQPMLDMAACNLACGCDLQTNVVSKALCTGCGTCVLACPTRALEMVEGRPSHNKNRCIKCGACTTHCPRTWFPAEQIKKDLGL